Proteins co-encoded in one Gossypium arboreum isolate Shixiya-1 chromosome 11, ASM2569848v2, whole genome shotgun sequence genomic window:
- the LOC128283887 gene encoding uncharacterized protein LOC128283887, which yields MHMCIDYHQLNKLTIKNKYPLPKIDELFDQLRGAAVFSKIDLRSGYHQLKVKEADVYKTVFKTRYGHYEFLVRLFGLTNTPTAFMDMMNRVFQQYLDRFVVVFVNDILVYSKIEEEHDEHLQIVLQILRKKQFRILQTFCGRVFSDSCTFDEVASQRVAIYLVRQTYHPGKADVVADALSRRVVSDLRAIFARLSLYDDGSVLVELQVRPTWIEQIKEKQLLDESLVSRFQQVENGETSDFRLNGEGALCFRGRVCVLKDSDLRQSILREAHGSPYVMHPGGNKLY from the exons ATGcacatgtgcattgactatcatcAATTGAATAAGCTAACCATAAAAAATAAGTACCCTTTACCGAAGATAGATGAGCTGTTTGATCAGTTACGAGGAGCTGCAGTGTTCTCCAAAATAGATCTTCGATCTGGTTACCATCAGCTAAAGGTTAAGGAAGCTGATGTGTATAAGACAGTGTttaagactcgttatggtcactacgagttcctggTAAGACTGTTTGGGTTAACGAATACACCAACTGCTTTCATGGACATGATGAACCGAGTATTTCAACAATATCTAGACCGGTTCGTAGTAGTGTTCGTAAATGATATTTTAGTGTATTCGAAAATCGAAGAGGAGCATGATGAACATTTGCAGATTGTTCTTCAAATTCTGAGGAAGAAGCAGTT ccggatattacAGACATTTTGTGGAAGGGTTTTTAGTGATAGCTGCACCTTTGACGAAGTTGCTTCACAAAGGGTTGCCATTTATTTGGTCCGACAAACA TATCACCCAGGTAAAGCTGATGTGGTAGCTGATGCACTGAGTCGTAGAGTTGTCTCTGATTTAAGAGCAATTTTTGCTCGTCTTAGCCTGTACGATGATGGTAGCGTGTTAGTTGAactacaagtgagaccgacttggattGAGCAAATTAAGGAGAAACAGTTACTGGATGAGTCGCTAGTTTCTCGTTTCCAACAAGTGGAAAATGGTGAGACTTCAGATTTTAGACTGAATGGGGAAGGGGCGTTATGCTTCCGTGGAAGAGTGTGTGTACTGAAGGATTCTGATCTGAGGCAGTCTATTCTGCGGGAGGCACATGGTAGTCCTTATGTcatgcatcctggtggaaacaAGTTATACTGA